In Novipirellula caenicola, one genomic interval encodes:
- a CDS encoding VOC family protein, giving the protein MAAKQTITPCLWFDNNAEQAAEFYTSVFDNSRIISKVINHDDWPGGKAGEVVVVEFELKGQRYQSLNGGPSQPFNDRVSLSVTCKDQAEVDRYWDALTADGGEPIMCGWLKDKFGLRWQIVPEAFFKFVSDQDIEKSRRVMQAMTQMVKLDVQALTRAYEGQP; this is encoded by the coding sequence ATGGCTGCAAAACAAACGATTACGCCTTGTCTGTGGTTTGACAACAATGCCGAGCAAGCGGCGGAGTTCTATACATCGGTTTTTGATAATTCAAGAATTATCAGTAAGGTGATCAACCACGACGATTGGCCGGGGGGGAAGGCAGGAGAGGTTGTTGTCGTGGAATTCGAGCTGAAAGGCCAACGGTATCAGTCGCTCAATGGCGGCCCGAGCCAACCGTTCAATGATCGCGTTTCCTTGTCAGTGACCTGCAAAGACCAAGCGGAAGTCGATCGTTACTGGGACGCACTTACCGCCGACGGAGGCGAGCCAATCATGTGTGGCTGGTTGAAGGACAAATTTGGATTGCGATGGCAAATTGTGCCCGAAGCATTCTTCAAATTCGTCAGCGACCAAGACATCGAAAAATCGCGTCGTGTGATGCAAGCGATGACACAGATGGTAAAACTTGACGTTCAAGCACTCACTCGAGCCTATGAGGGACAGCCGTGA
- a CDS encoding DoxX family protein, protein MTESKKLRTTGWVLSILISLMLIGASASGKFTEWEGKSEMFAKLGWSEEVMFKIGIVEVIVAVLFLIPRTAFVAAILLAAYLGGATAAHVRVGEAFFVPIILGIVAWISLGLRQPDIFRLAFGKPDRPKVQQD, encoded by the coding sequence GTGACCGAATCAAAGAAATTGCGAACCACTGGATGGGTATTGAGTATTCTCATTTCCTTGATGTTGATTGGTGCAAGTGCAAGCGGCAAATTTACCGAGTGGGAAGGCAAATCCGAAATGTTTGCCAAGTTGGGATGGAGCGAAGAGGTGATGTTTAAAATCGGCATCGTCGAAGTGATCGTCGCGGTGCTGTTTTTGATCCCTCGCACCGCCTTCGTTGCCGCCATCCTGCTGGCCGCCTACTTGGGCGGGGCAACGGCAGCACACGTTCGCGTCGGCGAAGCGTTTTTCGTTCCCATTATCCTCGGAATTGTGGCATGGATCTCGCTGGGGTTGCGACAACCCGACATTTTCCGGCTGGCCTTTGGCAAACCCGATCGGCCCAAAGTGCAACAGGATTGA